The proteins below are encoded in one region of Streptomyces cyanogenus:
- a CDS encoding RecQ family ATP-dependent DNA helicase yields the protein MTGEGPPARRRWAGRLRETAAEVFGWTELRPEQLTAMEWVLEGRDCLVVMPTGSGKSAVYQVPALLLSGPVVVVSPLLALQRDQIAGLPGGDRGPGAVAVNSDLGAAETEEAWAAVREGSVRYVYLSPEQLAKDEVVQRLTEAHPALVVVDEAQCVSSWGHDFRPDYLRLAQAVRRLGRPPVLALTATAAPPVRQDIVERLGMERPRRLVTGFDRPGIRLEAHRHLEDDERRSRVLEDAAAAPKPGIVYAATRKDSESYAAELASLGLAAGAYHAGLRAAERRRIHEAFLSGDLDVVVATSAFGMGIDKENVRFVLHASLPGSLDAYYQEIGRCGRDGRPALAVLHYRTEDTGMQAYFSSRTPRPEAVDAVVRAVHAHRDDPPDVTGLRRETDLSRARVTTAVNLLEEAGALVTDASGAIRPVPGTAPSRAVRRAVDTAEAHKRMDRSRVDMARAYAETTGCRRRFLLGYFGEEYEAPCGNCDMCDEQESGDDDATSTGRHPDSGAYPPGAAVRHGEWGRGTVLSEDGDRITVLFDEVGYRTLSLDALAARDDLLTVVGGSQDSRPEP from the coding sequence ATGACCGGGGAAGGACCCCCCGCCCGCAGACGGTGGGCCGGGCGGCTGCGCGAGACGGCCGCCGAGGTGTTCGGCTGGACGGAGCTGCGTCCCGAACAGCTCACCGCCATGGAGTGGGTGCTGGAGGGACGGGACTGTCTCGTCGTCATGCCGACCGGATCGGGCAAGTCCGCCGTGTACCAGGTCCCCGCCCTGCTGCTGTCCGGGCCGGTCGTCGTCGTGTCACCGCTGCTGGCCCTGCAGCGCGACCAGATCGCGGGACTGCCCGGCGGCGACCGCGGCCCGGGCGCTGTCGCCGTGAACTCCGACCTCGGCGCGGCCGAGACCGAGGAGGCCTGGGCGGCGGTGCGCGAGGGTTCGGTGCGCTACGTCTACCTGTCCCCGGAGCAACTGGCCAAGGACGAGGTCGTCCAGCGGCTGACCGAGGCGCACCCCGCCCTTGTCGTGGTGGACGAGGCCCAGTGCGTGTCCTCGTGGGGTCACGACTTCCGGCCCGACTACCTGCGCCTGGCCCAGGCGGTACGGCGGCTGGGCCGGCCGCCCGTGCTCGCGCTCACGGCGACCGCCGCGCCGCCGGTGCGGCAGGACATCGTCGAACGGCTCGGCATGGAGCGGCCGCGTCGGCTCGTCACCGGATTCGACCGTCCCGGCATCAGGCTGGAGGCGCACCGCCACCTGGAGGACGACGAACGGCGCTCCCGCGTCCTGGAGGACGCCGCCGCCGCACCCAAGCCCGGCATCGTCTACGCGGCGACCCGCAAGGACAGCGAGTCCTACGCCGCGGAACTGGCCTCCCTCGGGCTCGCCGCCGGCGCCTACCACGCGGGACTGCGGGCCGCCGAACGCCGGCGGATCCACGAGGCGTTCCTCTCCGGCGACCTGGACGTCGTGGTGGCGACCTCGGCCTTCGGGATGGGCATCGACAAGGAGAACGTGCGGTTCGTGCTGCACGCGTCGCTGCCGGGCTCGCTGGACGCCTACTACCAGGAGATCGGGCGCTGCGGCCGCGACGGACGGCCCGCCCTCGCCGTACTGCACTACCGCACCGAGGACACGGGCATGCAGGCGTACTTCAGCAGCCGCACGCCCCGTCCGGAGGCCGTGGACGCGGTCGTACGGGCGGTCCACGCCCACCGCGACGATCCGCCGGACGTCACCGGACTGCGCCGGGAGACCGACCTGTCGCGCGCCCGGGTCACCACGGCCGTCAACCTGCTGGAGGAAGCCGGTGCGCTGGTCACGGACGCCTCGGGCGCCATCCGTCCGGTCCCGGGCACGGCGCCGTCGCGCGCGGTACGGCGAGCCGTGGACACCGCCGAGGCCCACAAGCGCATGGACCGGTCGAGGGTGGACATGGCACGGGCGTACGCCGAGACGACCGGCTGCCGGCGGCGCTTCCTGCTGGGCTACTTCGGCGAGGAGTACGAGGCCCCCTGCGGCAACTGCGACATGTGCGACGAGCAGGAGAGCGGCGACGACGACGCGACGAGCACCGGTCGGCATCCGGACTCCGGCGCCTATCCGCCCGGAGCCGCGGTACGGCACGGCGAGTGGGGCCGCGGCACCGTGCTGAGCGAGGACGGGGACCGCATCACCGTGCTCTTCGACGAGGTCGGCTACCGCACCCTCTCCCTGGACGCCCTGGCCGCACGGGACGACCTGCTCACCGTGGTGGGCGGCTCGCAGGACAGCCGCCCGGAGCCCTGA
- a CDS encoding gamma-glutamyltransferase family protein, producing the protein MHFTTRPTLQGTFGMVSSTHWLASQSAMAVLEGGGNAFDAAVAGAFVLHVVEPHLNGPAGEVPILLAPAGGPVRVLCGQGVAPAGATPAHYRELGPALVPGTGPLAAAVPGAFDAWLLLLRDHGTKSLEDVLGYAIGYAEHGHAPVENVGLTVESVRRLFETEWTFSAELYLPGGRAPRPGTLLRNPALAATWKRLLAETTRAGGREARIDAAREVWRSGFIAEALVRQSRRPTLDTSGERHTGTLTEADLAGWSAAYETPVTYDWNGWTVCKAGPWSQGPALLQQLALLPPELPAYGSADYVHLLVEGCKLAMADREAWYGDAAEVPLADLLSDDYNAARRTLVGEKADHGLRPGSPGGRTPRLAEAAHACVPAGTGRGFHPLGAGEPTVAADGTTRGDTCHLDVVDRWGNMIAATPSGGWLQSNPVVPELGFPLGTRLQMTWLEEGLPSTLTPGRRPRTTLTPSLALRDGVPVLAFGTPGGDQQDQWQLHFFLAAALRAPVRGGLDLQGAVDAPNWHNDSFPSSFHPRARRPGSVTVESRTDPGVIEELRRRGHDVTVGPAWSEGRLCAVARDPETGVLSAAANPRGMQGYAVGR; encoded by the coding sequence ATGCACTTCACGACGCGCCCCACTCTTCAGGGCACCTTCGGCATGGTGTCCTCCACCCACTGGCTCGCCTCGCAGTCGGCGATGGCGGTCCTGGAGGGCGGGGGCAACGCCTTCGACGCGGCCGTGGCCGGAGCCTTCGTGCTGCACGTCGTGGAGCCGCACCTCAACGGCCCGGCCGGCGAGGTGCCGATCCTGCTCGCCCCGGCGGGCGGCCCGGTGCGCGTGCTCTGCGGGCAGGGCGTGGCCCCGGCGGGCGCCACGCCGGCGCACTACCGGGAGCTCGGGCCGGCCCTCGTACCGGGCACCGGACCGCTCGCCGCCGCCGTGCCCGGCGCCTTCGACGCCTGGCTGCTGCTCCTGCGCGACCACGGCACCAAGTCCCTGGAGGACGTGCTCGGTTACGCCATCGGATACGCCGAACACGGGCACGCGCCCGTGGAGAACGTCGGCCTGACCGTCGAGAGCGTACGGCGGCTCTTCGAGACCGAATGGACCTTCTCGGCCGAGCTGTACCTGCCGGGCGGCCGGGCGCCCCGCCCCGGCACGCTGCTGCGCAACCCCGCCCTCGCCGCCACCTGGAAGCGGCTGCTGGCCGAGACCACCCGCGCGGGCGGCCGGGAGGCCCGGATCGACGCCGCGCGCGAGGTGTGGCGCTCCGGCTTCATCGCCGAGGCCCTGGTACGGCAGTCCCGGCGGCCGACCCTGGACACCAGCGGCGAGCGGCACACCGGCACGCTCACCGAGGCCGACCTGGCCGGCTGGTCGGCGGCCTACGAGACACCGGTGACGTACGACTGGAACGGCTGGACCGTGTGCAAGGCCGGCCCCTGGAGCCAGGGCCCCGCCCTGCTCCAGCAACTCGCGCTGCTCCCGCCCGAACTGCCCGCGTACGGCTCCGCCGACTACGTCCACCTGCTGGTCGAGGGCTGCAAGCTCGCCATGGCCGACCGCGAGGCCTGGTACGGGGACGCCGCCGAGGTGCCCCTCGCGGACCTGCTGTCGGACGACTACAACGCCGCACGGCGGACCCTCGTCGGCGAGAAGGCCGACCACGGACTGCGCCCCGGCAGCCCCGGCGGACGCACCCCGCGGCTGGCCGAAGCGGCGCACGCGTGCGTGCCGGCCGGCACCGGACGCGGCTTCCACCCGCTGGGTGCCGGCGAGCCGACCGTCGCCGCCGACGGCACGACCCGCGGCGACACCTGCCACCTGGACGTCGTCGACCGCTGGGGCAACATGATCGCGGCCACACCCAGCGGCGGCTGGCTCCAGTCCAACCCCGTCGTCCCCGAGCTGGGCTTCCCGCTCGGCACCCGGCTGCAGATGACCTGGCTGGAGGAGGGCCTGCCCAGCACGCTCACCCCCGGCCGCCGCCCCCGCACCACCCTCACCCCGTCCCTCGCGCTGCGCGACGGCGTGCCGGTGCTGGCCTTCGGCACGCCCGGCGGCGACCAGCAGGACCAGTGGCAGCTGCACTTCTTCCTGGCCGCCGCCCTGCGCGCCCCCGTCCGCGGCGGCCTCGACCTGCAGGGCGCCGTCGACGCCCCCAACTGGCACAACGACAGCTTCCCCAGCTCCTTCCACCCGCGCGCCCGGCGCCCCGGCAGCGTGACCGTGGAATCCCGCACCGACCCCGGCGTGATCGAGGAACTGCGGCGGCGCGGCCACGACGTCACCGTCGGCCCCGCCTGGTCCGAAGGGCGGCTGTGCGCGGTGGCCCGGGACCCGGAGACCGGCGTGCTGTCGGCGGCCGCCAACCCGCGCGGGATGCAGGGCTACGCCGTCGGCCGCTGA
- a CDS encoding inositol monophosphatase family protein has translation MIEETETIEEFLARCSADVEEAVRKAAAAEILPRFRRLAAHEVDQKSGPHDLVTDADRLAELRLTEDLGALLPGSVVVGEEAVHADPAVYEALQGDAPVWIVDPVDGTRQFVHGDDGFCTLVALVQRGVVRASWTYAAARDQLATAVRGHGAFLDGRRLTAGPPEPGRDLVVATSHPDYTTDEQKRALRVLWTDGLAPRACGSAGLEYLAVARGDLDAVAFSWEAAWDHAAGLLLVEEAGGAHLTVGGEPFRVTGGNALPFTAARDAATARRVAGLLRSAR, from the coding sequence ATGATCGAAGAGACGGAAACCATCGAGGAGTTTCTCGCCCGTTGCTCGGCCGACGTGGAGGAGGCGGTCCGCAAGGCCGCAGCGGCCGAGATCCTGCCCCGCTTCCGCCGCCTCGCCGCACACGAGGTGGACCAGAAGAGCGGCCCGCACGACCTGGTCACGGACGCCGACCGCCTCGCGGAGCTGCGGCTCACCGAGGACCTCGGCGCCCTGCTGCCCGGCTCGGTCGTGGTCGGCGAGGAAGCGGTGCACGCCGACCCGGCGGTGTACGAGGCGCTCCAGGGCGACGCGCCGGTCTGGATCGTCGACCCGGTCGACGGCACCCGCCAGTTCGTGCACGGCGACGACGGCTTCTGCACCCTGGTGGCGCTCGTCCAGCGGGGCGTCGTACGGGCCTCCTGGACCTACGCCGCGGCGCGCGACCAGCTCGCCACCGCCGTCCGCGGCCACGGCGCCTTCCTCGACGGCCGGCGGCTGACCGCCGGCCCGCCCGAGCCCGGCCGGGACCTCGTCGTCGCCACCTCGCACCCGGACTACACCACCGACGAGCAGAAGCGCGCGCTGCGCGTGCTGTGGACCGACGGCCTCGCCCCGCGCGCGTGCGGCTCGGCCGGCCTGGAGTACCTCGCCGTCGCCCGCGGGGACCTGGACGCCGTGGCGTTCTCCTGGGAGGCCGCCTGGGACCACGCGGCCGGTCTGCTCCTGGTCGAGGAGGCCGGCGGCGCGCACCTCACCGTGGGCGGCGAGCCGTTCCGCGTCACCGGCGGCAACGCCCTGCCGTTCACCGCCGCCCGGGACGCCGCCACCGCCCGCCGGGTGGCCGGTCTGCTGCGCAGCGCGCGCTGA
- a CDS encoding phytoene desaturase family protein: MPSMLDAVVVGAGPNGLTAAVELARRGFSVALFEAKSTVGGGARTEELTLPGFRHDPCSAAHPLGINSPAFRAMPLDRYGLEWLHAPLPMAHPFPDGSAAVLSRSVAETAASFGPRDAGPYRRLVEPLLAHWDTLVRDFMSLPLTALPRDPVTLARFGLAGLPPSTWLMSRFKDERFKALFSGLVAHVMAPLGGLATSAIGLVFALSAHARGWPVPRGGSQAISDALAAYLTDLGGAVHTDYEVKRLDDLPPARAYVFDTSPAALARIAGFGDYYANYRYGPSVFKIDYALDGPVPWTAPEARTAGTVQIGASQAEIGTALRAASREGRAPDRPFMITVQPSVVDPTRAPEGKHVFWTYGHVPNGWSGDLTDAIERQLERFAPGFRDRVLARATAGPAEMAARNANYVGGDIACGAASGLQLLLRPKLSLFPYHTPHPAVFICSSATPPGPGVHGMSGHNAAKAVWRRLRRTT; encoded by the coding sequence GTGCCGTCGATGCTCGATGCGGTCGTGGTGGGTGCGGGACCGAACGGACTGACCGCTGCGGTGGAGCTGGCCCGCCGCGGTTTCTCCGTGGCCCTGTTCGAGGCGAAGTCCACCGTGGGCGGCGGCGCCCGCACCGAGGAACTGACCCTTCCCGGCTTCCGGCACGACCCGTGCTCGGCCGCCCACCCCCTCGGCATCAACTCCCCGGCGTTCCGCGCGATGCCCCTCGACCGGTACGGCCTGGAGTGGCTGCACGCCCCGCTGCCCATGGCCCACCCGTTCCCGGACGGCAGCGCGGCCGTGCTGTCCCGCTCGGTGGCCGAGACCGCCGCCTCCTTCGGACCGCGCGACGCGGGACCGTACCGCAGACTGGTCGAGCCGCTCCTCGCCCACTGGGACACCCTCGTCCGCGACTTCATGTCCCTGCCGCTGACCGCGCTCCCGCGCGACCCCGTCACGCTCGCCCGCTTCGGCCTGGCCGGCCTCCCGCCGTCCACCTGGCTGATGAGCCGCTTCAAGGACGAGCGGTTCAAGGCCCTGTTCTCGGGCCTCGTCGCCCACGTGATGGCGCCGCTCGGCGGCCTGGCCACCAGCGCCATCGGACTGGTCTTCGCCCTCTCCGCGCACGCCCGCGGCTGGCCGGTTCCCCGCGGCGGCTCCCAGGCCATCTCCGACGCCCTCGCCGCCTACCTGACCGACCTCGGCGGCGCCGTGCACACCGACTACGAGGTCAAGCGGCTGGACGACCTGCCGCCCGCGCGTGCCTACGTCTTCGACACCTCGCCCGCCGCGCTCGCCCGCATCGCCGGCTTCGGCGACTACTACGCGAACTACCGCTACGGTCCCAGCGTCTTCAAGATCGACTACGCCCTGGACGGGCCGGTGCCGTGGACCGCGCCCGAGGCCCGCACCGCCGGCACGGTGCAGATCGGCGCGAGCCAGGCCGAGATCGGCACCGCCCTGCGCGCCGCCTCCCGGGAGGGCCGCGCCCCCGACAGACCGTTCATGATCACCGTGCAGCCCAGCGTGGTCGACCCCACCCGTGCCCCCGAGGGCAAGCACGTCTTCTGGACGTACGGCCATGTCCCGAACGGCTGGTCCGGGGACCTCACCGACGCCATAGAACGCCAGCTGGAGCGCTTCGCCCCCGGGTTCCGCGACCGCGTGCTCGCCCGCGCCACCGCCGGACCCGCAGAGATGGCCGCCCGCAACGCCAACTACGTCGGCGGCGACATCGCCTGCGGCGCGGCCTCCGGACTCCAGCTGCTGCTGCGCCCCAAGCTGTCCCTGTTCCCGTACCACACACCCCACCCGGCCGTCTTCATCTGCTCCTCGGCCACCCCGCCCGGTCCCGGTGTGCACGGCATGTCGGGCCACAACGCGGCCAAGGCCGTCTGGCGGAGACTGAGACGGACGACATGA
- a CDS encoding O-acetyl-ADP-ribose deacetylase: MTTLTLVQGDITRQHADAIVNAANSSLLGGGGVDGAIHRRGGPAVLAECRALRASRYGKGLPTGRAVATTAGELDARWVIHTVGPVYSPTEDRSDLLASCYRESLRVADELGARTVAFPAISTGVYRWPVEDAARIAVEAVRSTPTAVEEVRFVLFDERAYEAFARQTG; this comes from the coding sequence ATGACCACCCTCACGCTCGTCCAGGGCGACATCACCCGGCAGCACGCCGACGCCATCGTCAACGCGGCCAACTCCTCGCTCCTCGGCGGTGGAGGGGTGGACGGCGCGATCCACCGCCGCGGCGGCCCGGCCGTCCTGGCGGAATGCCGAGCCCTGCGCGCCTCCCGGTACGGCAAGGGCCTCCCCACCGGCCGGGCCGTCGCCACCACGGCGGGCGAACTGGACGCCCGCTGGGTGATCCACACCGTCGGACCGGTGTACAGCCCGACCGAGGACCGCTCGGACCTCCTCGCCTCCTGCTACCGCGAATCCCTCCGGGTCGCCGACGAACTCGGCGCCCGGACGGTCGCGTTCCCGGCGATCTCCACCGGTGTCTACCGGTGGCCGGTGGAGGACGCGGCGCGGATCGCGGTGGAGGCGGTACGGAGCACGCCGACGGCCGTGGAGGAGGTCCGGTTCGTGCTGTTCGACGAGCGCGCGTACGAGGCGTTCGCCCGGCAGACCGGCTGA
- a CDS encoding DUF7144 family membrane protein: MSQAAQPGGPASSGGTWPPRQPGARGGGWATGGVTFAGVLMLCGGVLSVLQGIAAVAGDDVYFRLGAYVYKMNLTGWGVIHIILGALVLLTGIGLLMDMAWARIAGLVIVALSLVAQFLFLPYQPVWSFVMMAIDVFVIWALATRQEAVG; this comes from the coding sequence ATGAGCCAGGCAGCGCAGCCCGGCGGACCGGCCTCCTCGGGTGGCACGTGGCCGCCACGGCAGCCCGGGGCCCGGGGCGGTGGCTGGGCGACCGGCGGCGTGACGTTCGCCGGCGTACTGATGCTGTGCGGGGGCGTGCTCTCCGTCCTCCAGGGCATCGCCGCGGTCGCCGGGGACGACGTCTACTTCCGCCTCGGCGCCTACGTCTACAAGATGAACCTCACCGGCTGGGGCGTGATCCACATCATCCTCGGCGCGCTGGTCCTGCTGACCGGCATCGGCCTGCTCATGGACATGGCCTGGGCCCGCATCGCCGGTCTGGTCATCGTCGCGCTCAGCCTCGTCGCGCAGTTCCTCTTCCTGCCGTACCAGCCGGTGTGGTCGTTCGTCATGATGGCGATCGACGTGTTCGTGATCTGGGCCCTGGCGACGCGTCAGGAAGCGGTGGGCTGA
- a CDS encoding PLP-dependent aminotransferase family protein yields MSRVDEGRDTAEVPARGSDFLQLAVADVPAGGKAEWLTGRLREAMADGRLAVGSRLPPTRVLAAELRVSRGVVTEAYRRLAEDGQVAGRRRGGTVVLATPFASAPPTSSGGGGDSPGAGEEGVHGGIGAAGGAADAGDLAGLSSCERGCGAGEACAGRRGGEPEGACTGPDAEPYARGHGDGPDAACARPTGTDSHPGSGQSHGPNGSRPDRPHSGRRGGEPEGACTGRDAEPYAHGRGGEPDGACTGRDGGTVDGACAGRGGRADGPWVRQDGGAGSGGVPGAEVFDVLRAAPADVDFTPGRPDLTTFPRAAWLRAERAVLAELSADQLGYGDPRGAPRLRRAVAGWLARVRGVRVEPDAVLIVAGTAQALTLLHPVLRADGVDAVAVEDPGSLGARQHLGHGGLATPPVPVDAEGVRVDALRATGARAVLLTPAHQFPTGVVTSGERRRELLEWARGGGLILEDDYDAEHRYDRPPVPALRALLADRVCYMGSVSKLLAPALRIGWLVAPARHRAALVDAKRFNDLGNAVLPQLVLARLMESGELERHLRLVRGRHRRRRDAMIAALAEHLPGARVHGAAAGLHLTVTYAGDVPDTELAAAALARGVKCQPLSWHRQRPGPPGLVLGYAATPPGVVADGVAVLGRTLRELGRPAAVRLSPPLPDASPGPRSRTRRSPS; encoded by the coding sequence ATGAGCAGGGTGGACGAGGGGCGGGACACGGCGGAGGTGCCGGCGCGGGGCTCCGACTTCCTGCAGCTGGCGGTCGCCGACGTGCCCGCCGGCGGCAAGGCGGAGTGGCTGACCGGGCGGCTGCGGGAGGCGATGGCCGACGGCCGGCTGGCGGTGGGCAGCAGGCTGCCGCCGACCCGCGTCCTCGCCGCGGAGCTGCGCGTCTCCCGGGGAGTGGTGACCGAGGCCTACCGCCGCCTCGCCGAGGACGGCCAGGTGGCAGGCCGCCGCCGCGGCGGCACGGTGGTGCTGGCCACGCCCTTCGCCTCTGCGCCGCCGACGAGTTCCGGCGGCGGGGGCGACTCGCCGGGTGCCGGTGAGGAGGGCGTCCACGGGGGGATCGGCGCTGCCGGCGGCGCGGCTGACGCCGGTGACCTGGCCGGGCTGTCGAGCTGTGAGCGCGGGTGCGGGGCCGGGGAGGCGTGCGCCGGGCGGCGCGGTGGCGAACCGGAGGGGGCGTGCACCGGGCCGGACGCAGAGCCGTACGCCCGAGGGCACGGTGACGGCCCGGACGCGGCGTGCGCCAGGCCTACTGGGACCGACAGCCATCCAGGCAGCGGCCAGTCCCACGGACCAAACGGCAGCCGCCCCGACAGGCCGCACTCGGGGCGGCGCGGTGGCGAACCGGAGGGGGCGTGCACCGGGCGGGACGCAGAGCCGTACGCCCATGGGCGCGGTGGCGAACCGGATGGGGCGTGCACCGGGCGCGACGGCGGGACGGTGGACGGGGCGTGCGCCGGGCGGGGTGGCCGGGCCGACGGGCCGTGGGTTCGGCAGGACGGCGGGGCGGGGTCCGGGGGTGTGCCCGGGGCCGAGGTGTTCGACGTGCTGCGGGCCGCCCCGGCGGACGTCGACTTCACGCCCGGCCGGCCCGACCTCACCACCTTCCCGCGGGCGGCGTGGCTGCGGGCCGAGCGGGCCGTGCTGGCCGAGCTGTCCGCCGACCAGCTCGGCTACGGCGACCCGCGCGGAGCGCCCCGGCTGCGGCGGGCGGTCGCCGGCTGGCTCGCGCGGGTGCGGGGCGTACGCGTGGAGCCGGACGCGGTGCTGATCGTCGCCGGCACCGCCCAGGCGCTGACGCTGCTGCACCCGGTGCTGCGCGCGGACGGCGTCGACGCGGTCGCGGTGGAGGATCCCGGCTCGCTGGGGGCCCGGCAGCACCTGGGGCACGGGGGCCTGGCCACACCGCCGGTGCCGGTCGACGCGGAGGGCGTACGGGTCGACGCGCTGCGGGCGACCGGGGCCAGGGCCGTCCTGCTCACGCCCGCCCACCAGTTCCCCACCGGCGTGGTGACCAGCGGCGAGCGCCGGCGTGAGCTGCTGGAGTGGGCGCGCGGCGGCGGGCTGATCCTGGAGGACGACTACGACGCCGAGCACCGCTACGACCGGCCGCCGGTCCCCGCGCTGCGCGCCCTGCTGGCCGACCGGGTCTGCTACATGGGCAGCGTGTCGAAGCTGCTCGCGCCGGCGCTGCGGATCGGCTGGCTGGTGGCACCGGCCCGCCACCGGGCCGCGCTGGTCGACGCCAAGCGCTTCAACGACCTCGGCAACGCGGTGCTGCCGCAGCTGGTGCTGGCCCGGCTGATGGAGTCCGGGGAACTGGAGCGGCATCTGAGGCTGGTGCGCGGACGCCACCGCAGGCGCCGGGACGCGATGATCGCCGCCCTCGCCGAGCACCTGCCGGGGGCGCGCGTGCACGGGGCCGCGGCGGGCCTGCACCTGACGGTGACGTACGCCGGGGACGTACCCGACACCGAGCTCGCCGCGGCGGCGCTCGCCCGGGGCGTGAAGTGCCAGCCGCTGTCCTGGCACCGGCAGCGGCCCGGCCCTCCCGGTCTGGTCCTCGGCTACGCGGCCACCCCGCCGGGTGTGGTCGCCGACGGGGTGGCAGTGCTCGGCAGGACCCTGCGCGAGCTGGGCCGGCCGGCCGCCGTCCGCCTCAGCCCACCGCTTCCTGACGCGTCGCCAGGGCCCAGATCACGAACACGTCGATCGCCATCATGA
- a CDS encoding B3/B4 domain-containing protein, protein MTVLFRHADAVRAAFPELSAGVLHAAGVDACADTRPRAAVYTGRAVARLAGATEGEFPEVLAWRRAFSRMGLKPTQYRSASESLLRRLRKEGALPAIHPLVDLCNAISVAYAVPVAVLDADRIAGPLLEVRPARGDETYTAFGGALEHPAPGEVTFVDSAGRAHARRWTHRQSGHSAVGAHTGRVLVVAEAMHDGGADVVAEVLKTVEEEVAAHWAVPTAAAVLTPAAPEFAFGH, encoded by the coding sequence GTGACCGTGCTGTTCCGGCATGCGGACGCGGTGCGGGCCGCGTTCCCCGAACTGTCCGCCGGCGTCCTCCACGCCGCCGGCGTCGACGCCTGTGCGGACACCCGGCCGCGCGCCGCCGTCTACACCGGGCGGGCCGTGGCGCGGCTGGCGGGGGCCACCGAGGGTGAGTTCCCCGAGGTGCTGGCCTGGCGGCGGGCCTTCTCCCGGATGGGGCTGAAGCCGACGCAGTACCGGTCCGCCTCGGAGTCGCTGCTGCGCCGGCTGCGCAAGGAGGGTGCGCTGCCGGCCATCCATCCGCTGGTGGACCTGTGCAACGCGATCTCGGTGGCGTACGCGGTTCCGGTGGCGGTCCTCGACGCCGACCGGATCGCCGGGCCGCTGCTGGAGGTGCGACCGGCCCGCGGGGACGAGACGTACACGGCGTTCGGCGGTGCGCTCGAACATCCCGCGCCCGGCGAGGTGACCTTCGTCGACTCCGCGGGGCGGGCGCACGCCCGCCGCTGGACCCACCGGCAGAGCGGGCACTCGGCGGTCGGCGCGCACACCGGCCGGGTGCTGGTGGTGGCGGAGGCGATGCACGACGGCGGCGCGGACGTCGTGGCCGAGGTGCTCAAGACGGTCGAGGAGGAGGTGGCGGCGCACTGGGCGGTCCCCACGGCGGCGGCCGTCCTCACCCCGGCCGCGCCGGAGTTCGCCTTCGGGCACTGA
- a CDS encoding methylenetetrahydrofolate reductase, whose protein sequence is MNPALLDDFSLEMTGKDVPGLEAAHDSIPPGTRINITFLAGEDTGTRLAAARAVKRLGFVPVPHISARRLPSRPALEEFLAGLAADGTAENVFVVGGDPARPEGPYADALAVLRTGLLQHHGVRHVGITGYPEGHPGIADRTLWSALTQKAAAIGADRLTGDVITQFGFDVDPVLGWLEDLRARGVHLPVRIGVPGPAGVRRLLGYATRFGVGTSASVARKYGFSLTNLMGTAGPDRFLHTLADRYDPARHGAVKVHFYTFGGLRATAEWITRFRQPHLC, encoded by the coding sequence ATGAACCCTGCTCTGCTGGACGACTTCTCCCTGGAGATGACCGGCAAGGACGTCCCCGGTCTGGAGGCGGCGCACGACAGCATCCCGCCGGGCACCCGGATCAACATCACCTTCCTGGCCGGCGAGGACACCGGGACCCGGCTGGCGGCCGCCCGCGCGGTCAAACGGCTCGGTTTCGTCCCCGTACCGCACATCTCCGCGCGCCGCCTGCCCTCCCGGCCCGCGCTGGAGGAGTTCCTCGCCGGGCTCGCGGCCGACGGCACCGCCGAGAACGTGTTCGTGGTCGGCGGCGACCCCGCCCGGCCCGAGGGCCCCTACGCGGACGCGCTCGCCGTCCTGCGCACCGGGCTGCTCCAGCACCACGGCGTCCGGCACGTCGGCATCACCGGCTACCCCGAGGGCCACCCCGGCATAGCCGACCGGACCCTGTGGTCGGCGCTCACCCAGAAGGCGGCGGCCATCGGGGCCGACCGGCTCACCGGGGACGTCATCACCCAGTTCGGCTTCGACGTCGACCCGGTCCTCGGCTGGCTGGAGGACCTCCGCGCGCGGGGCGTCCACCTGCCCGTCCGCATCGGCGTCCCCGGACCGGCGGGAGTGCGCCGGCTGCTCGGCTACGCCACCCGGTTCGGCGTCGGCACCAGCGCCTCCGTCGCCCGCAAGTACGGCTTCTCGCTCACCAACCTGATGGGCACGGCAGGACCGGACCGCTTCCTGCACACGCTGGCCGACCGGTACGACCCCGCCCGGCACGGCGCGGTGAAGGTGCACTTCTACACCTTCGGGGGACTGCGGGCCACCGCCGAGTGGATCACCCGGTTCCGGCAGCCGCACCTCTGCTGA